GCGGGCGCGTAGCCCGCGGGCTCCGGCGCTAGCAGGCGTAGTCGAGGTCGTACGCCGAAGCCGGAGGTGGATACGCTCCGGCGAAGCTGCCGGTGTAGCCGTACTGCACGTACTTGACCTTGCCACCGGCGAACGCCTCTGACGGGTCGGCGCAGAACGACGTGGCCGTATAACCCGGGCCGCTTAGGCTGCCGGCACCAGGAACCCACAGGTCGATGCCCGGGATGACCATCCCTGCGGTGATCGCGTTCCACTGGGTCGCGTTCGAGTAGATGCCCACCGACGGTCCGCTGTCGCGCAGCGCGTCGAGCGCGCCCTCGATGACGAGCCGGTTGACACCAGCACCCGTCCAGCCGGAGCCCTTCTCGACGTCCATCCACCACTTGGTCGGATGAACGCCAACCGAATTCGAGTACCTCACCCACTGCAGCGCGTAGTTCCACCCGTAGTTGAAAGCGATGCACGGGGCCTCACCGGGATGGCAGGCGCCGGCTGGTCCGTTGAGGGCCGCTGGAGGTGCAGGGAACGGAACCCCGTCCATGTAGATGTAGGCCTGCATGTTGGGTCCTGCCCAGGCGGCCTCGGCGGTGTAGCAGGGGTTGGGCCCCCCGTAGAACGTGCCGCCGCTCACCTGGACCACGGCGATAGGCGTCCGCGCCGCAGGAATGCTCCCGCACTGGTAGTTGGAGATGTCCATCCCAGTGGTACCCGCCGGTGTGGGCGCTGGGACTGTGCTCGCCAGGGCGAGCGGAGCCGGGACTGGAGCGGGGGCCGGCGCCGGTGCCGGCGCGACGGCGCTGCCGAGATAGGTCGCGTCGCCGAATGTGAACACGCCGCCGTCGGAACCGGTGAGCCAGTAGCCGTGGCCGGAAAGCGTGGGTGCCATCCCGACGATTTGGCCACCGAGGTGCCGGCCGGCCAAGGAGCCGAAGTACTGGGCGTCACCGAAGGTGAAGACGCCGCCATCCGACCCCACGAGCCAGTAGCCGTCGCCCGTGGGCGTCGAAGCGATCCCGACGATGCCGCCACCGAGATGCTGGCCGGCGAGAGAACCGAGGTACGGAGCGTTGAAGGCGAACACCCCGCCATCTGAGCCCACGAGCCAGTAGCCACCGGTGATCGGGTCTACGGCGATGCCGGCGATGTCCCCGTTCAGATGCTGGCCGGCGACCGATCCGTAGTACGGGGTGTTGAAGGAAAAGACGCCACCGTCGGCGGCCGCCAGCAGATATCCGCCGTCCAGCGGGTCCGAGGCAATCGCAGTGACGGGAGCGTTCAGGCGTTGCGACGACGCCGACCCGTAGAACGGTGCGTTCAATGCGAACACCCCACCGTCCGAACCGGCGAGCCACAGGCCGCCCGACGTCGTCTGCGCGGCACCGACGATCCTGCCGTTCAGCATGTGACCGAGCATGGTCCCCGGGTCGTTGCCGGCAAAGGAGTAGACACCGCCGGCGCTGCCGGCCAACCGGTAGCCACCGTCGCTGGTCGCCACGATCGAGGAGATAGGCCGATCGGGCACGTTCTGAATCGACCGCGCAGCGAGATTCGCCGGCAATGGCGCCAACTGCGGCCCGTCAGACGTGTTCTGCGACGACCCCTGGGTAACGCATCTTGCGATGGGCCCCTTGCAGTTCTCGATGACAGGCATCGCCGATGCTGGTGGAACTGCGAAGGCCGTTACACCGCCGAGGGCACCTACTGCGGAGATCCCCACGAGGACCCCGCCGCTCGCCGCGCGCGACTTGGCGCGGCCTGACTTCTTGGACATCCTTCCTTCCCGCCCCTCAAGGACCGACCCCGAGGCAGAGCAGGAGAAAAGGTAACGATGCCGGATCAGGAGGCCATCAACGGGAAAACAACTCTCCCCCGATACACAACCGACGATTGCGACAACAAGTATCAAACGGTCGCGCCGCCCGTGTTCCTCTTGTACCGCTACGGGCCTTCCGTCCTGAAGAGGTAACTCCCGTCCTCCCCCCCGGGTTCCGCGGTGCCGGGCACCACCAGGAACGGCGCCTGCGCCTGCGGGCTCGTCGCGGAAACCGCGAATCGCGGACCGAGCACGTCTGGAACGAGGATCGGCAGGATCGTCGGCGGTAGGTTGCCGCCCGCGTCGGAGGTGATCACGACCGACCCGGTCGACACCGACCACGAGATGGTGATCGGTGTGTTTGCGGGGAATCCCGATCCGGTGACGGTGACGAGCGTTCCGGGTGGCCCGAGAGCGGGGTTCAGCGTGAGCGTCGGGGTGCCGGGCGCTGGCACCGCTGTCGTCGTCGTGGTCGACCCCGGCGCGGCCACCGACACTACGCGTGATGTCCGAGCCGAGTTGTCGGCGCGCCTGAACGGTGTCTGGCCGGGACCGTTCACGGAGAACCCGGTGAGGAACACCGCCGGCGGGATCGACGTGCCCGCGGAGTCCGTCTCGGTGAGCGTGACCTTGTAGTTCCCGGGTGTCGCGTAGACGTGGCTCGCTTGCGATGTGGCGGTCGCAGTGCCGTGCCCGTCCCCGAAGTCCCAGGTGAAGTTGTTCACCGACCCGTAGGCGACTGAGGAGCCCCCGGCGTCGAACGATGTCGGCGTTCCCGACGCGCCGGGTATCGCCGAGAACGAAGCGACCGGTGCCTGGTCGGGGGTTATCGCCAGCTTCTCGGGCCCAGTGAGCGTGCCAAAGCCGGTCCCGAGGTGCGTTGCGTTCCCGAGTACCAGAGACGGAGCGGCGAGCGTATAGACGATCGTGTCGCCCGTCGCTGAGTCGGTACCGGCAACGACAAGGGTCGATCCGTCAGGCGAAAGAGCCTGAGTGGCAGCACCTCCCGCGCTGGGCAGCTGGCGAAGGGTACCTGGCACGCCTGTTGATGGCGAGAATGACTGGACACCTTGACTGCCCGTGACGTAGAGAGTCTGACCCTCGGGACTGACTGTGATGCTCGTTGGAACGAACGACAGAGGCTGCGGGGACCAGGACGGCACCTCACCCGCCTTCAGTGGTAATGGGAGCGCTAGCACCCAACCATTGGGCGAGCTAGTCGGAGTACCTGCAGAGATCGCGTAGAGCATATCGCCGGATGGCGCCACGGCGATGTCGACGATGCTGCCCACGTGGTCGAAGTTGTAGGTCGAGGACTGAGTCGGATTCGTAACGGAAAGAGCTGTGATGCCTCCGAGTCTCCCTGCCGTGCCAGATACGAAGAGGGTCGACCCATCGGGAGATATCGCGATCGCGGCCGGTATCGTCACCCCACCTATCCCGGAAGTGAGTTGGGAGTCGATTGGTGGTGACGTCGAGATCCCAACTGTGTCGATACTGTTGCTGTACACGCCGCTGCTTTGGTTATAGGTGGACTCGAGAACGTATGCCCGCGAGGAATCCGTGGGATCTGCTGCGATCCCGATGGGGTTGTTGGCGGTGTTCGTCCGCGAAGTCGTCCGGCTGGCAACGTCTTCGACCGCGATCAACGGAAGAAACGCGCGTATGGTCGCTGTTGGGGGAAGCAACCCGTAGACAACCTTGGACGCGGTCGGGTTGATCGCGACGGAAGCCACGCCCGAACCGAGAGTGCCGGACGCGACTGGAGCCGCACCCCCGGCCTGTAGGGAAGAAAGGTTGAACTGGTCGTAGGGACCGTTGTTCGACGATCCGGGGCCGCCGACGAACACCTGCGGCGAAGCGCCAGTCGGGTTGGCCGACGCACGACCACCGCCGCCGACCACGCCGACCAGTGACATCCCCGTCGCCACGACGGCGACCGAAGCAGCCGCTACCGGCCAGCGCCGTTTCACGACCCGGCGAGGCTTCCCGCGTAGTAGATGGCCGGCGTGCAGGCCCCCGGGCAACCCGACACGACCAGTTGCATCTGGTTCCCCGCCGCGAAGACGGTCGGAGTGATCCAGTGGTAGTCGAGGTCACGGAAGTTCGCGAGAGACCACTGCATGAGTGGTACGCCGTTGCGGGCCAGGATCAGCGTGCCGGTGTCGCCGTTCGGGTTCTCGACGAGCAGGTCGGTCATCTGAAGGGTCTTGCCGGTCGGCACGGTGTAGACGACCTGCGTTCCGTTCCCGGAGGCTTGGGCGCTGCCGTTGATCGACTGGGCGCTCGACGCGGTCGATGACCCACCGGTCCCGCTCGCCGGCGGAGTCGTCACCGCCGTCGAACCGCCACTCTTGGATCCGCCGCCTCCGCCGGATGTCGCGGGTGCGACCACTCCGGCTGCTGTCAGCTGCTTCTTCACCTGGTCCTTAGCCGTCGAACGGATCTGTGGCTTTAAGAGCACGAACCAGAGGAGCACGAGTAGGGCAATCAGCGCGACGAGGGCCGCCAGCGCAGCCAGCAGCCACCTCGGCAGCAGTGGCCCTTGCGTCATGGAGCCGTCGATCGGCAGCACAGCGGGGTGAGGGCCGACCTCGTCCTCGGGAACGGTGAGCGTCGTGGTGAACGGCAGAGTCTGGGCGGGGCCGCGCCAGAACCGCTTCAGTGGTCGGAGAGTCGCCCGCACGAAGACCGTCTCTCCCGGCTGGACCGTCACCGCCGCAGGCCTGAACGCGAACGCCAACGCGCCACGCGGATCGCTCCCGCTGACACCCGCGACGTAGGGACAGTTCGACCGGTTGTCGACAGCCAGCCGCGTCCTGCCCCTCAGACCGCCGCGCGTGATCCGGGGGACCAACTCGGCCCCGACCGCGCTGAAAGGCGCAACGTTCAGGGACGCCTCCTCGACGACGCTCCCGTCTGGGTCCTCGGACGACGCAACCCGGATGCCGAGCGGCATGGCACCCGCCGCCGACGCGGGCTCGCGCGGCGCCAACACCACGACGCTCACCGTTCCCGAAGCCTGCGGGAACAACGAGATCGTCTCAGGGCTGAACGACACCCACTGCGATCCCCCTCCCAGAGCTTCGAAGGAGAATCGGTCGACGACCGTCCCGGTGTTACGGATCTGAAGGGTAAGAGTCGACGGTCTACCCGGTTCCACGTCGATATTGGAACTCGACAGCTGAGCGACTGCACCCATGTGAAGGACCTCCGCGTTACCTATCGCCGGATGGACTAAACGTGCCTTGTTCGATTCACTGTTCGAGAAGAAATGTCC
Above is a genomic segment from Acidimicrobiales bacterium containing:
- a CDS encoding PKD domain-containing protein, which translates into the protein MKRRWPVAAASVAVVATGMSLVGVVGGGGRASANPTGASPQVFVGGPGSSNNGPYDQFNLSSLQAGGAAPVASGTLGSGVASVAINPTASKVVYGLLPPTATIRAFLPLIAVEDVASRTTSRTNTANNPIGIAADPTDSSRAYVLESTYNQSSGVYSNSIDTVGISTSPPIDSQLTSGIGGVTIPAAIAISPDGSTLFVSGTAGRLGGITALSVTNPTQSSTYNFDHVGSIVDIAVAPSGDMLYAISAGTPTSSPNGWVLALPLPLKAGEVPSWSPQPLSFVPTSITVSPEGQTLYVTGSQGVQSFSPSTGVPGTLRQLPSAGGAATQALSPDGSTLVVAGTDSATGDTIVYTLAAPSLVLGNATHLGTGFGTLTGPEKLAITPDQAPVASFSAIPGASGTPTSFDAGGSSVAYGSVNNFTWDFGDGHGTATATSQASHVYATPGNYKVTLTETDSAGTSIPPAVFLTGFSVNGPGQTPFRRADNSARTSRVVSVAAPGSTTTTTAVPAPGTPTLTLNPALGPPGTLVTVTGSGFPANTPITISWSVSTGSVVITSDAGGNLPPTILPILVPDVLGPRFAVSATSPQAQAPFLVVPGTAEPGGEDGSYLFRTEGP